Proteins encoded by one window of Chryseobacterium aquaeductus:
- a CDS encoding DUF6261 family protein — MWQKAEIERDAAYSNLKAFLNGYRKLPSAPNYQMAEDLYQVFKNYGLDLDRLSYSSQTAQMEKLIEDLELPDNAQKIAVLFLGTAFTEMKTKHDEFEALFAEQAGANADLRQMKSASGIRKHLEKTLKAYLTIITAMKEVQGWEVFYADINELVKAAKNSSHTKPTDSSEAL; from the coding sequence ATGTGGCAGAAAGCAGAAATTGAAAGAGATGCAGCGTACAGCAATCTGAAAGCATTTCTGAATGGTTACCGCAAACTTCCATCGGCTCCCAATTATCAGATGGCAGAAGATCTTTATCAGGTTTTTAAAAATTACGGACTTGATCTTGACCGTCTCAGTTATTCTTCGCAGACTGCCCAGATGGAAAAGCTGATCGAAGATCTCGAACTGCCTGATAATGCGCAGAAAATCGCTGTACTTTTTTTGGGCACTGCTTTCACAGAAATGAAAACCAAACACGATGAATTTGAAGCTTTGTTTGCCGAACAGGCTGGCGCGAATGCCGATCTGAGACAAATGAAAAGTGCATCAGGAATCCGAAAACATCTTGAGAAAACTTTGAAAGCTTATCTTACTATCATCACAGCTATGAAAGAGGTTCAAGGTTGGGAGGTTTTTTATGCAGATATCAATGAGTTGGTGAAAGCAGCAAAAAATTCCTCACATACAAAACCAACAGATTCTTCTGAGGCATTATAA